A single region of the Stigmatopora argus isolate UIUO_Sarg chromosome 6, RoL_Sarg_1.0, whole genome shotgun sequence genome encodes:
- the LOC144075951 gene encoding serine/threonine-protein kinase 4-like has protein sequence MENQDKVQMRSHPRRQLKKLSEESLTKQPEEVFDVLEKLGEGSYGSVFKANYRETGEIVAIKQVPVESDLQEIIKEISIMQQCNSPHVVRYYGSYFKNSDLWIVMEYCGAGSVSDIIRLRNKTLTEDEMASILQSTLKGLEYLHFMRKIHRDIKAGNILLNAEGQAKLADFGVAGQLTDTMAKRNTVIGTPFWMAPEVIQEMGYNCVADIWSLGITAVEMAEGKPPYADIHPMRAIFMIPSNPPPSLRKPDAWSPQFRDFVSQCLVKNPENRATATQLLQHAFVKAAKPASILRALIGDAMDIKAKRQEAEQEDNEDNSEEDEVDQGTMVRAAPDSDSATVRSVRPDDDRTGTVRSQLGTMIINSDDEDNDDEAGTMKRTEEDSPPSKPSFLEYFEQKEKENLLAPQNGSQESKVPSEDDLRSVSTWSADDLRARLAALDPQMERELEEIRQRYRAKRKPILDAIEAKKRRQRDL, from the exons ATGGAGAACCAAGACAAAGTGCAGATGAGGAGTCACCCTCGCAG GCAGCTCAAGAAACTGAGCGAGGAAAGCTTGACCAAGCAGCCGGAAGAAGTCTTCGATGTGCTGGAGAAGCTGGGCGAAGG GTCCTACGGCAGCGTCTTCAAGGCTAACTATCGAGAGACGGGGGAGATCGTGGCCATCAAGCAGGTTCCCGTGGAATCGGACCTGCAGGAGATCATCAAAGAGATCTCCATCATGCAGCAGTGCAACAG TCCCCACGTGGTGCGCTACTACGGCAGCTACTTCAAGAACAGCGACCTGTGGATTGTTATGGAATACTGCGGCGCGGGTTCCGTCTCCGACATCATACGCCTACGCAACAAGACG TTGACGGAAGACGAGATGGCCAGCATCCTGCAGTCCACGCTGAAGGGTCTGGAATACCTTCACTTCATGAGGAAAATCCACCGGGACATCAAAGCGGGAAACATCCTGCTCAACGCCGAGGGACAAGCCAAACTGGCCGATTTTGGCGTGGCCGGACAGCTGACG GACACCATGGCCAAGAGGAACACGGTGATCGGGACGCCCTTCTGGATGGCCCCTGAAGTCATCCAGGAGATGGGCTACAACTGCGTGGCCGACATCTGGTCGCTGGGCATCACCGCCGTGGAGATGGCCGAGGGGAAACCGCCCTACGCCGACATCCATCCCATGAGG GCCATCTTCATGATCCCCAGCAACCCCCCGCCTAGCTTGCGCAAGCCAGACGCGTGGTCGCCGCAATTCCGCGATTTTGTCAGCCAGTGCTTGGTGAAGAACCCGGAGAACAGGGCCACGGCCACGCAACTCCTGCAG CACGCTTTCGTGAAGGCGGCCAAGCCCGCCAGCATCCTCCGAGCGCTCATCGGCGACGCCATGGACATCAAAGCTAAACGGCAGGAGGCGGAGCAAGAGGACAACGAGGACAATTCC GAAGAAGATGAGGTGGACCAAGGCACCATGGTGAGGGCGGCGCCCGACAGCGACTCAGCCACGGTGCGTTCCGTCCGACCCGACGACGACCGGACGGGGACCGTGCGCTCGCAGCTGGGGACCATGATCATCAACTCGGACGACGAAGACAACGACGACGAGGCGGGCACCATGAAAA GAACGGAGGAGGACTCGCCGCCGTCCAAACCGTCTTTCTTGGAATATTTTGAGCAGAAGGAGAAAGAGAACCTGCTCGCCCCTCAAAACGGAAGCCAAGAGTCCAAAGTCCCGTCGGAAGACGACCTCCGCTCG GTGAGCACGTGGTCGGCGGACGACCTGCGCGCCCGATTGGCCGCCCTGGACCCGCAGATGGAGCGAGAACTGGAGGAGATCCGGCAGCGCTACCGAGCCAAGCGGAAGCCCATCCTGGACGCCATCGAGGCCAAGAAGCGGCGGCAACGCGACTTGTGA
- the cox6c gene encoding cytochrome c oxidase subunit 6C, protein MSLPKPVLRGLLGKRLRFHLPIAFGLSILVAVAFKYTVTEPRKQAYADFYRSYDAVKEFNGMREAGIFESVRPSGE, encoded by the exons ATGTCGCTGCCCAAGCCGGTGCTGAGAGGTCTTCTGGGGAAACGGCTGCGCTTTCACCTGCCCATCGCCTTCGGGCTCTCCATCCTGGTGGCCGTGGCCTTCAAG TACACGGTGACGGAACCTCGCAAGCAAGCGTACGCCGACTTCTACAGGAGTTACGACGCCGTCAAGGAGTTCAACGGCATGCGGGAAGCCGGAATCTTCGAGAGCGTGCGGCCCTCCGGAGAGTAA
- the LOC144075938 gene encoding odorant receptor 131-2-like isoform X1 — translation MWNSSADGWQNSSSPASVWVLPKDSFSNALAKNMAAVLVWLTLSVINGSMVHTFFRHGVFYDNPRYIMFIAMVINDALQLSLVTALYVLSYVFRKIHASVCCLLIMWAVLTTRSTPLILAGMSVERYLSICFPLHYAQMCTVRRTLLLIGAIFTLTATPPVTDLLLSVQREPAGFFHAAIFCDHALLFRHHAIYVKNFVFDGVYLSFVVLTLLFTYCKIMMTARAAASAGLASVTRARNTVMLHGLQLLLCMLAFVVPSLQAALISLFPRLSLEIRYIFFLLVYIIPRFLSPVIYGFRDKLFRRYWTRYLACRKRVRARVAHVS, via the exons ATGTGGAACTCGTCGGCGGACGGCTGGCAGAACTCGAGTTCTCCGGCTTCCGTTTGGGTGCTTCCCAAAGACAGCTTCTCCAACGCGCTGGCCAAGAACATGGCGGCCGTGTTGGTGTGGCTGACCCTCAGCGTCATCAACGGCAGCATGGTGCACACCTTCTTCAGACACGG CGTCTTTTACGACAACCCGCGTTACATCATGTTCATCGCCATGGTGATCAACGACGCGCTCCAGCTGAGTCTGGTGACGGCGCTCTACGTCCTGAGCTACGTCTTCCGCAAGATCCACGCCTCCGTCTGCTGTCTGCTg ATCATGTGGGCGGTGCTGACCACGCGCTCCACGCCGCTGATCCTGGCCGGCATGTCGGTGGAGCGCTACCTGTCCATCTGCTTCCCGCTCCACTACGCGCAGATGTGCACGGTGCGGCGCACGCTGCTGCTGATTGGCGCCATCTTTACGCTGACCGCCACGCCGCCCGTCACCGACCTGCTGCTCAGTGTCCAGCGGGAGCCGGCGGGCTTCTTCCACGCCGCCATCTTCTGCGACCACGCGCTGCTCTTTCGCCACCACGCCATCTACGTCAAGAACTTTGTCTTCGACGGCGTCTACTTGTCCTTCGTGGTCCTCACCCTGCTCTTCACCTACTGCAAGATCATGATGACGGCCcgcgccgccgcctccgccgggCTGGCCTCCGTCACGCGAGCCCGCAACACCGTCATGCTGCACGGCCTGCAG TTGCTGCTGTGCATGCTGGCCTTCGTCGTCCCGTCCCTGCAGGCGGCGCTGATCTCGCTCTTCCCGCGGCTGAGCCTGGAGATCCGCTACATCTTCTTCCTGCTGGTCTACATCATCCCGCGCTTCCTCAGCCCCGTCATCTACGGCTTCCGCGACAAACTCTTCCGCCGTTACTGGACGCGTTACTTGGCCTGTCGGAAACGGGTCAGAGCTCGCGTCGCTCACGTGTCCTGA
- the LOC144075938 gene encoding odorant receptor 131-2-like isoform X2, with translation MFIAMVINDALQLSLVTALYVLSYVFRKIHASVCCLLIMWAVLTTRSTPLILAGMSVERYLSICFPLHYAQMCTVRRTLLLIGAIFTLTATPPVTDLLLSVQREPAGFFHAAIFCDHALLFRHHAIYVKNFVFDGVYLSFVVLTLLFTYCKIMMTARAAASAGLASVTRARNTVMLHGLQLLLCMLAFVVPSLQAALISLFPRLSLEIRYIFFLLVYIIPRFLSPVIYGFRDKLFRRYWTRYLACRKRVRARVAHVS, from the exons ATGTTCATCGCCATGGTGATCAACGACGCGCTCCAGCTGAGTCTGGTGACGGCGCTCTACGTCCTGAGCTACGTCTTCCGCAAGATCCACGCCTCCGTCTGCTGTCTGCTg ATCATGTGGGCGGTGCTGACCACGCGCTCCACGCCGCTGATCCTGGCCGGCATGTCGGTGGAGCGCTACCTGTCCATCTGCTTCCCGCTCCACTACGCGCAGATGTGCACGGTGCGGCGCACGCTGCTGCTGATTGGCGCCATCTTTACGCTGACCGCCACGCCGCCCGTCACCGACCTGCTGCTCAGTGTCCAGCGGGAGCCGGCGGGCTTCTTCCACGCCGCCATCTTCTGCGACCACGCGCTGCTCTTTCGCCACCACGCCATCTACGTCAAGAACTTTGTCTTCGACGGCGTCTACTTGTCCTTCGTGGTCCTCACCCTGCTCTTCACCTACTGCAAGATCATGATGACGGCCcgcgccgccgcctccgccgggCTGGCCTCCGTCACGCGAGCCCGCAACACCGTCATGCTGCACGGCCTGCAG TTGCTGCTGTGCATGCTGGCCTTCGTCGTCCCGTCCCTGCAGGCGGCGCTGATCTCGCTCTTCCCGCGGCTGAGCCTGGAGATCCGCTACATCTTCTTCCTGCTGGTCTACATCATCCCGCGCTTCCTCAGCCCCGTCATCTACGGCTTCCGCGACAAACTCTTCCGCCGTTACTGGACGCGTTACTTGGCCTGTCGGAAACGGGTCAGAGCTCGCGTCGCTCACGTGTCCTGA
- the LOC144075937 gene encoding odorant receptor 131-2-like — translation MSAGNASVAEYRDSFGKAVAKNVLVVAIGLALNYVNVCLMYTFCKHQIFYLSPRYILFFHLVVNDMIHLSASVVLFVLSYAVYRIGVGLCSAFILTAIVTSENTPLNLACMAAECYVAVCLPLSHARLCTVRRTLLLVGAIWGASLVSTFPDLLFTLATEPARFFSGRIFCLRETAFPSPVLARKRDVTYATYLVLVWSVLFFLYFRILFTARTANKETKKAEKARRTIVLHGVQVLLCMTMYAAPVVRDALLRWFPENSSDLLFANYVVVQILPRAISPIIYGVRDKCFRKHLKNELICGRNP, via the exons ATGAGCGCGGGCAACGCCAGCGTGGCCGAATATCGAGACTCGTTCGGCAAAGCGGTGGCCAAGAACGTCCTGGTGGTGGCCATCGGACTGGCCCTCAACTACGTCAACGTCTGCCTCATGTACACCTTCTGCAAGCACCAG ATCTTCTACCTGAGCCCCCGCTACATCCTGTTCTTCCACCTGGTGGTGAACGACATGATCCATCTGAGCGCCAGCGTGGTCCTCTTCGTGCTAAGCTACGCCGTGTACCGCATCGGCGTGGGCCTTTGCTCCGCCTTCATCCTGACCGCCATCGTCACCTCGGAGAACACGCCCCTCAATCTGGCCTGCATGGCGGCCGAGTGCTACGTGGCCGTGTGCCTGCCGCTGAGCCACGCCCGCCTGTGCACCGTGCGGCGGACCCTCCTCCTGGTGGGCGCCATCTGGGGGGCCAGCCTGGTCTCCACTTTCCCGGACCTCCTGTTCACGCTGGCCACCGAGCCGGCCCGGTTCTTCTCCGGCCGGATCTTCTGCCTGCGCGAGACGGCCTTCCCCAGCCCCGTGCTGGCCCGCAAGCGGGACGTGACCTACGCAACCTACCTGGTCCTGGTGTGGTCCGTCCTCTTCTTCCTGTACTTCAGGATCCTGTTCACGGCGCGCACGGCCAACAAGGAGACCAAGAAGGCCGAGAAGGCCAGGAGGACCATCGTCCTGCACGGCGTGCAGGTCCTGCTGTGCATGACCATGTACGCCGCGCCGGTGGTGAGGGACGCCCTGCTGAGGTGGTTCCCCGAGAACTCCTCGGACTTGCTGTTCGCCAACTACGTGGTGGTGCAGATCCTCCCCCGGGCCATCAGCCCCATCATCTACGGCGTGAGGGACAAGTGCTTCCGCAAGCACCTGAAAAACGAGCTGATCTGCGGGAGGAACCCGTAG
- the LOC144075722 gene encoding odorant receptor 131-2-like isoform X2 — MSAISEAAATAGNASVAEYRDSFGKAVAKNVLVVAIGLSLNYVNVCLMYTFCKHQIFYLSPRYILFFHLVVNDMIQLSASVALFILSYAVYRIGVGLCCAFILTALVTSENTPLNLACMAAECYVAVCLPLSHARLCTVRRTLLLVGAIWGASLVSTLPDLLFTLATEPARFFSGRIFCLRETAFPSPVLALKRDVTYAAYLVLVWSVLFFLYFRILFTARSANKETKKAKKARRTIVLHGVQVLLCMTMYAVPLVKGALLLAFPKNYSDSLFACYVVVQILPRAISPIIYGVRDKCFRKHLRNYIVCQSGYDSRRRAMNGSHAGRPSRRNLGHP; from the exons ATGAGTGCGATTTCcgaggcggcggcgacggcgggcaACGCCAGCGTGGCCGAATATCGAGACTCGTTCGGCAAAGCGGTGGCCAAGAACGTCCTGGTGGTGGCCATCGGCCTGTCCCTCAACTACGTCAACGTCTGCCTCATGTACACTTTCTGCAAGCACCAG ATCTTCTACCTGAGCCCCCGCTACATCCTTTTCTTCCACCTGGTGGTGAACGACATGATCCAGCTGAGCGCCAGCGTGGCCCTCTTCATACTGAGCTACGCCGTGTACCGCATCGGCGTGGGCCTGTGCTGCGCCTTCATCCTGACCGCCCTCGTCACCTCGGAGAACACGCCCCTCAACCTGGCCTGCATGGCGGCCGAGTGCTACGTGGCCGTGTGCCTGCCGCTGAGCCACGCCCGCCTGTGCACCGTGCGGCGGACCCTCCTCCTGGTGGGCGCCATCTGGGGGGCCAGCCTGGTCTCCACTTTACCGGACCTCCTGTTCACGCTGGCCACCGAGCCGGCCCGCTTCTTCTCCGGCCGGATCTTCTGCCTGCGCGAGACGGCCTTCCCCAGCCCGGTGCTGGCCCTCAAGCGGGACGTGACCTACGCCGCCTACCTGGTCCTGGTGTGGTCCGTCCTATTCTTCCTGTACTTCAGGATCCTGTTCACGGCACGCTCGGCCAACAAGGAGACCAAGAAGGCCAAGAAGGCCAGGAGGACCATCGTCCTGCACGGCGTGCAGGTCCTGCTGTGCATGACCATGTACGCCGTGCCGCTGGTGAAGGGCGCGCTGCTGCTAGCGTTCCCCAAGAACTACTCGGACTCGCTGTTCGCCTGCTACGTGGTGGTGCAGATCCTGCCCCGGGCCATCAGCCCCATCATCTACGGCGTGAGGGACAAGTGCTTCCGCAAGCACCTCAGAAATTACATCGTCTGCCAAAGCGGCTACGATTCCAGAAGAAGAGCGATGAACGGAAGCCACGCCGGGAGACCCTCGCGCCGCAACCTTGGACACccgtga
- the LOC144075722 gene encoding odorant receptor 131-2-like isoform X1: MRRGPTDQAGDDGMSAISEAAATAGNASVAEYRDSFGKAVAKNVLVVAIGLSLNYVNVCLMYTFCKHQIFYLSPRYILFFHLVVNDMIQLSASVALFILSYAVYRIGVGLCCAFILTALVTSENTPLNLACMAAECYVAVCLPLSHARLCTVRRTLLLVGAIWGASLVSTLPDLLFTLATEPARFFSGRIFCLRETAFPSPVLALKRDVTYAAYLVLVWSVLFFLYFRILFTARSANKETKKAKKARRTIVLHGVQVLLCMTMYAVPLVKGALLLAFPKNYSDSLFACYVVVQILPRAISPIIYGVRDKCFRKHLRNYIVCQSGYDSRRRAMNGSHAGRPSRRNLGHP, translated from the exons ATGCGGCGCGGTCCTACAGACCAG GCGGGCGATGACGGCATGAGTGCGATTTCcgaggcggcggcgacggcgggcaACGCCAGCGTGGCCGAATATCGAGACTCGTTCGGCAAAGCGGTGGCCAAGAACGTCCTGGTGGTGGCCATCGGCCTGTCCCTCAACTACGTCAACGTCTGCCTCATGTACACTTTCTGCAAGCACCAG ATCTTCTACCTGAGCCCCCGCTACATCCTTTTCTTCCACCTGGTGGTGAACGACATGATCCAGCTGAGCGCCAGCGTGGCCCTCTTCATACTGAGCTACGCCGTGTACCGCATCGGCGTGGGCCTGTGCTGCGCCTTCATCCTGACCGCCCTCGTCACCTCGGAGAACACGCCCCTCAACCTGGCCTGCATGGCGGCCGAGTGCTACGTGGCCGTGTGCCTGCCGCTGAGCCACGCCCGCCTGTGCACCGTGCGGCGGACCCTCCTCCTGGTGGGCGCCATCTGGGGGGCCAGCCTGGTCTCCACTTTACCGGACCTCCTGTTCACGCTGGCCACCGAGCCGGCCCGCTTCTTCTCCGGCCGGATCTTCTGCCTGCGCGAGACGGCCTTCCCCAGCCCGGTGCTGGCCCTCAAGCGGGACGTGACCTACGCCGCCTACCTGGTCCTGGTGTGGTCCGTCCTATTCTTCCTGTACTTCAGGATCCTGTTCACGGCACGCTCGGCCAACAAGGAGACCAAGAAGGCCAAGAAGGCCAGGAGGACCATCGTCCTGCACGGCGTGCAGGTCCTGCTGTGCATGACCATGTACGCCGTGCCGCTGGTGAAGGGCGCGCTGCTGCTAGCGTTCCCCAAGAACTACTCGGACTCGCTGTTCGCCTGCTACGTGGTGGTGCAGATCCTGCCCCGGGCCATCAGCCCCATCATCTACGGCGTGAGGGACAAGTGCTTCCGCAAGCACCTCAGAAATTACATCGTCTGCCAAAGCGGCTACGATTCCAGAAGAAGAGCGATGAACGGAAGCCACGCCGGGAGACCCTCGCGCCGCAACCTTGGACACccgtga
- the matn4 gene encoding matrilin-4 isoform X1: MTTSRLALLLLNVAAVVAVATARPQAGSEQKCQSGPVDLVFLIDGSRSVRPHEFESMRKFMIDILDTLQVGLNATRVGVVQYSSQVRSEFWLNSYDEPSQMVEAIRQMVPLAQGTMTGLAIRYMVNEAFVEARGARSRAPDVAVIVTDGRPQDRVAEVAAEARDRGVEIFAVGVARADMASLRAMASPPFEDHVFLVETFDLIHQFGLHFQDKLCAVDLCAESDHGCEHVCQSSPGSFHCLCLPGYSLRDDGKTCAAIDLCAGGQHGCQQICVSSPGVFTCDCEAGFTLNLDNKTCTMLDFCAFGNHTCEHQCVSVLNGYRCVCPDGYRLMEDGAQCAPIDLCAGGQHDCQQICVSSPGVFACDCETGFALNRDNKTCSPIDPCAEGRHDCQQICVSSPGISTFACDCRAGFALNPDNKTCAVSDPCESTDHGCQHLCVSAAGSYFCACPEGRTLREDGKTCGTCRQSVIDLVLLIDGSKSVRPRNFQLIKKFVNEVVDTLDVSEHGTRVGLVQFSSRVRTEFTLNRYRHADDIKAAVMKMEYMEKGTMTGMALRHMLERSFSEEEGARAASRAVPKVGLVFTDGRSQDDVAEVAAQVKRAGITMYAVGVGKALEEELRQIASEPADKHFFYASDFGAIGTVALNLKLDVCPEESQGEIEVKDPCACENLVEFQQAALGDLERVTQSLTAMSVRLERLEQQLLDRK; this comes from the exons ATGACGACGTCGCGTCTAGCCTTGCTGCTGCTCAACGTGGCCGCCGTGGTCGCCGTGGCCACGGCCCGCCCCCAAGCGG GTTCGGAGCAAAAGTGCCAGTCTGGCCCGGTGGACCTGGTCTTCCTGATCGACGGCTCGCGAAGCGTGCGGCCGCACGAGTTCGAGAGCATGAGGAAGTTCATGATCGACATCTTGGACACGCTGCAAGTGGGTCTCAACGCCACCCGAGTGGGCGTGGTCCAGTACTCCAGTCAG GTCCGCAGCGAGTTCTGGTTGAACTCCTACGACGAGCCGTCCCAGATGGTGGAGGCCATCCGGCAGATGGTCCCGCTGGCCCAGGGGACCATGACGGGCCTGGCCATCCGCTACATGGTCAACGAGGCCTTCGTCGAGGCGCGGGGCGCCAGGAGCCGGGCGCCCGACGTGGCGGTCATCGTGACGGACGGCCGGCCGCAGGACCGCGTGGCGGAGGTGGCGGCCGAGGCCCGCGACAGGGGCGTGGAGATATTCGCCGTGGGCGTGGCCCGGGCCGACATGGCCTCCCTCAGGGCCATGGCCTCGCCGCCCTTCGAGGACCACGTCTTCCTGGTGgagacctttgacctcatccaCCAGTTCGGACTTCACTTCCAGGATAAACTTTGTG CGGTGGATCTGTGCGCGGAATCGGACCACGGCTGCGAGCACGTTTGCCAAAGCTCGCCGGGGTCTTTCCACTGCCTGTGCCTGCCCGGATACTCGCTCCGGGACGACGGCAAGACCTGCGCAG CCATCGACTTGTGCGCCGGAGGGCAACACGGCTGCCAGCAAATCTGCGTCAGCTCCCCCGGCGTCTTCACCTGCGACTGCGAGGCGGGTTTCACGCTCAACCTCGACAACAAGACGTGCACCA tgctggATTTTTGCGCTTTTGGGAATCACACCTGCGAGCACCAGTGCGTGAGCGTGCTGAACGGATACCGCTGCGTCTGTCCGGACGGATACCGGCTGATGGAAGACGGCGCCCAGTGCGCCC CCATCGACTTGTGCGCCGGAGGGCAACACGACTGCCAGCAGATCTGCGTCAGCTCGCCCGGCGTCTTCGCCTGCGACTGCGAGACGGGCTTCGCGCTCAACCGCGACAACAAGACGTGCTCGC CTATCGACCCGTGCGCCGAAGGCCGTCACGACTGCCAGCAGATCTGCGTGAGTTCCCCCGGCATCTCGACGTTCGCCTGCGACTGCCGGGCGGGCTTTGCGCTCAACCCCGACAACAAGACGTGCGCCG tgtcgGACCCGTGCGAGTCGACGGACCACGGATGCCAGCACCTGTGCGTGAGCGCGGCGGGCTCGTACTTCTGCGCCTGCCCCGAAGGGCGAACGTTGCGGGAGGACGGCAAGACGTGCGGAA CGTGCCGGCAGTCCGTCATCGACCTGGTCCTGCTGATCGATGGCTCCAAGAGCGTCCGCCCACGCAACTTCCAGCTGATCAAGAAGTTTGTCAACGAG GTGGTGGACACCCTAGACGTGTCGGAGCACGGGACCCGAGTGGGGCTGGTGCAGTTCTCCAGTCGGGTCAGGACCGAGTTCACCCTGAACCGCTACCGCCACGCCGATGACATCAAGGCCGCCGTCATGAAG ATGGAGTACATGGAGAAGGGCACCATGACGGGCATGGCCCTGCGCCACATGCTGGAACGCAGCTTCTCCGAGGAGGAGGGAGCGCGAGCGGCCTCCCGCGCCGTCCCCAAGGTGGGCCTGGTCTTCACCGACGGACGCTCGCAGGACGACGTCGCCGAGGTGGCCGCCCAAGTCAAACGAGCCG GCATCACCATGTACGCGGTGGGCGTGGGCAAGGCCTTGGAGGAGGAGCTAAGGCAGATCGCCTCGGAACCGGCCGACAAGCATTTCTTCTACGCCTCCGACTTCGGCGCCATCGGGACCGTGGCGCTCAACCTGAAGCTGGACGTGTGTCCGG AGGAAAGCCAAGGCGAGATCGAGGTGAAGGACCCGTGTGCCTGCGAGAACTTGGTGGAGTTCCAGCAGGCCGCCCTGGGCGACCTGGAGCGTGTCACGCAATCGC TGACGGCCATGAGCGTCCGATTGGAGCGGCTGGAACAGCAGCTGCTGGACAGGAAGTGA
- the matn4 gene encoding matrilin-4 isoform X2 — protein MTTSRLALLLLNVAAVVAVATARPQAGSEQKCQSGPVDLVFLIDGSRSVRPHEFESMRKFMIDILDTLQVGLNATRVGVVQYSSQVRSEFWLNSYDEPSQMVEAIRQMVPLAQGTMTGLAIRYMVNEAFVEARGARSRAPDVAVIVTDGRPQDRVAEVAAEARDRGVEIFAVGVARADMASLRAMASPPFEDHVFLVETFDLIHQFGLHFQDKLCAVDLCAESDHGCEHVCQSSPGSFHCLCLPGYSLRDDGKTCAAIDLCAGGQHGCQQICVSSPGVFTCDCEAGFTLNLDNKTCTMLDFCAFGNHTCEHQCVSVLNGYRCVCPDGYRLMEDGAQCAPIDLCAGGQHDCQQICVSSPGVFACDCETGFALNRDNKTCSPIDPCAEGRHDCQQICVSSPGISTFACDCRAGFALNPDNKTCAVSDPCESTDHGCQHLCVSAAGSYFCACPEGRTLREDGKTCGTCRQSVIDLVLLIDGSKSVRPRNFQLIKKFVNEVVDTLDVSEHGTRVGLVQFSSRVRTEFTLNRYRHADDIKAAVMKMEYMEKGTMTGMALRHMLERSFSEEEGARAASRAVPKVGLVFTDGRSQDDVAEVAAQVKRAGITMYAVGVGKALEEELRQIASEPADKHFFYASDFGAIGTVALNLKLDVCPEESQGEIEVKDPCACENLVEFQQAALGDLERVTQSHILLS, from the exons ATGACGACGTCGCGTCTAGCCTTGCTGCTGCTCAACGTGGCCGCCGTGGTCGCCGTGGCCACGGCCCGCCCCCAAGCGG GTTCGGAGCAAAAGTGCCAGTCTGGCCCGGTGGACCTGGTCTTCCTGATCGACGGCTCGCGAAGCGTGCGGCCGCACGAGTTCGAGAGCATGAGGAAGTTCATGATCGACATCTTGGACACGCTGCAAGTGGGTCTCAACGCCACCCGAGTGGGCGTGGTCCAGTACTCCAGTCAG GTCCGCAGCGAGTTCTGGTTGAACTCCTACGACGAGCCGTCCCAGATGGTGGAGGCCATCCGGCAGATGGTCCCGCTGGCCCAGGGGACCATGACGGGCCTGGCCATCCGCTACATGGTCAACGAGGCCTTCGTCGAGGCGCGGGGCGCCAGGAGCCGGGCGCCCGACGTGGCGGTCATCGTGACGGACGGCCGGCCGCAGGACCGCGTGGCGGAGGTGGCGGCCGAGGCCCGCGACAGGGGCGTGGAGATATTCGCCGTGGGCGTGGCCCGGGCCGACATGGCCTCCCTCAGGGCCATGGCCTCGCCGCCCTTCGAGGACCACGTCTTCCTGGTGgagacctttgacctcatccaCCAGTTCGGACTTCACTTCCAGGATAAACTTTGTG CGGTGGATCTGTGCGCGGAATCGGACCACGGCTGCGAGCACGTTTGCCAAAGCTCGCCGGGGTCTTTCCACTGCCTGTGCCTGCCCGGATACTCGCTCCGGGACGACGGCAAGACCTGCGCAG CCATCGACTTGTGCGCCGGAGGGCAACACGGCTGCCAGCAAATCTGCGTCAGCTCCCCCGGCGTCTTCACCTGCGACTGCGAGGCGGGTTTCACGCTCAACCTCGACAACAAGACGTGCACCA tgctggATTTTTGCGCTTTTGGGAATCACACCTGCGAGCACCAGTGCGTGAGCGTGCTGAACGGATACCGCTGCGTCTGTCCGGACGGATACCGGCTGATGGAAGACGGCGCCCAGTGCGCCC CCATCGACTTGTGCGCCGGAGGGCAACACGACTGCCAGCAGATCTGCGTCAGCTCGCCCGGCGTCTTCGCCTGCGACTGCGAGACGGGCTTCGCGCTCAACCGCGACAACAAGACGTGCTCGC CTATCGACCCGTGCGCCGAAGGCCGTCACGACTGCCAGCAGATCTGCGTGAGTTCCCCCGGCATCTCGACGTTCGCCTGCGACTGCCGGGCGGGCTTTGCGCTCAACCCCGACAACAAGACGTGCGCCG tgtcgGACCCGTGCGAGTCGACGGACCACGGATGCCAGCACCTGTGCGTGAGCGCGGCGGGCTCGTACTTCTGCGCCTGCCCCGAAGGGCGAACGTTGCGGGAGGACGGCAAGACGTGCGGAA CGTGCCGGCAGTCCGTCATCGACCTGGTCCTGCTGATCGATGGCTCCAAGAGCGTCCGCCCACGCAACTTCCAGCTGATCAAGAAGTTTGTCAACGAG GTGGTGGACACCCTAGACGTGTCGGAGCACGGGACCCGAGTGGGGCTGGTGCAGTTCTCCAGTCGGGTCAGGACCGAGTTCACCCTGAACCGCTACCGCCACGCCGATGACATCAAGGCCGCCGTCATGAAG ATGGAGTACATGGAGAAGGGCACCATGACGGGCATGGCCCTGCGCCACATGCTGGAACGCAGCTTCTCCGAGGAGGAGGGAGCGCGAGCGGCCTCCCGCGCCGTCCCCAAGGTGGGCCTGGTCTTCACCGACGGACGCTCGCAGGACGACGTCGCCGAGGTGGCCGCCCAAGTCAAACGAGCCG GCATCACCATGTACGCGGTGGGCGTGGGCAAGGCCTTGGAGGAGGAGCTAAGGCAGATCGCCTCGGAACCGGCCGACAAGCATTTCTTCTACGCCTCCGACTTCGGCGCCATCGGGACCGTGGCGCTCAACCTGAAGCTGGACGTGTGTCCGG AGGAAAGCCAAGGCGAGATCGAGGTGAAGGACCCGTGTGCCTGCGAGAACTTGGTGGAGTTCCAGCAGGCCGCCCTGGGCGACCTGGAGCGTGTCACGCAATCGCATATCCTACTGagctaa